In one window of Anthonomus grandis grandis chromosome 11, icAntGran1.3, whole genome shotgun sequence DNA:
- the LOC126742020 gene encoding uncharacterized protein LOC126742020, which produces MNLSRIFCLNSVKSALPTITRCFSTQIQTPRVTFVPPLNPWIYQRNDKIKTPISSTIISRIDLPNGLSWVPPLIEPLDKHEIIAPTTETAETPKEAVRMIVIRRKKMKKHKLKKLRKRMKFENAKRRQRREMKKEKEFQAVLIQQCKQAEAFSAEEYVNQKLDKLHEIVIPRYWKGKRLPEFLIRQKMGLPPK; this is translated from the exons atgaacttATCCAgaattttttgcttaaatagCGTAAAAT CGGCCCTCCCCACAATCACAAGATGCTTCAGCACACAAATTCAGACACCGAGGGTCACATTTGTCCCTCCACTAAACCCATGGATATACCAGCGGAATGATAAAATTAAGACACCGATATCGTCGACAATTATAAGTAGAATAGATTTGCCGAACGGTTTGTCTTGGGTGCCACCCCTAATTGAGCCTCTGGATAAACATGAGATCATTGCTCCGACAACTGAGACGGCAGAAACGCCAAAAGAAGCAGTTCGGATGATAGTTATAAGGAGGAAGAAAATGAAGAAGCACAAGCTTAAGAAATTAAGAAAGAGAATGAAGTTTGAGAATGCAAAA AGACGCCAAAGGAGGGAAATGAAGAAAGAGAAAGAATTTCAAGCGGTTTTAATCCAACAGTGTAAACAGGCTGAAGCCTTTTCAGCAGAGGAATACGTCAACCAAAAACTCGATAAGTTACATGAAATAGTGATTCCCAGGTACTGGAAGGGAAAGAGACTGCCCGAGTTTTTAATTAGGCAGAAAATGGGACTGCCTCCAAAATAG
- the LOC126742202 gene encoding lys-63-specific deubiquitinase BRCC36-like — MEPDKHLQKVELASDVYAICIQHALITEKQEVMGLLLGEIDEEECISKISACMILHRSDKQPDRVEISPEQLCGASAYAEELASSLRKPIRVIGWYHSHPHITVWPSHVDIKTQANYQMMDPLFVGLIFSVYNSDPQTKSNQVQLTCFQAKVNGDQLERREVPLFIQNAPLAPYNLKQIVDLPKILIQEELEIHSNNDGETNDPLVKLHNDAVKTVAVANIVSNVSIPILEGLTARLSATQCRIKELQAIKEKLLAELKE; from the exons aTGGAGCCCGATAAGCATTTACAGAAAGTAGAACTAGCCTCGGACGTATACGCGATATGCATTCAACACGCTTTAATAACAGAAAAACAAGAAGTAATGGGTTTGCTCCTGGGCGAG ATAGATGAAGAAGAATGTATCTCAAAAATATCAGCTTGCATGATACTCCATAGGAGTGATAAACAGCCCGACCGAGTGGAAATATCGCCAGAACAATTATGCGGGGCCTCTGCCTATGCTGAAGAGCTCGCCTCCTCCCTGAGGAAGCCCATAAGGGTTATAGGCTGGTACCACTCTCATCCGCACATTACTGTATGGCCTAGTCATGTAG ACATCAAAACCCAAGCAAATTACCAAATGATGGATCCGCTATTTGTCGGTTTAATTTTCTCCGTGTACAACAGCGACCCACAAACGAAAAGCAACCAGGTCCAATTAACTTGCTTCCAGGCAAAAGTTAACGGGGATCAACTGGAGAGGCGAGAAGTCCCGTTGTTCATCCAAAATGCTCCACTGGCCCCATACAATCTGAAACAAATAGTCGATTTGCCGAAAATTTTAATTCAGGAAGAACTGGAGATCCATAGTAATAATGACGGTGAGACCAACGACCCCCTTGTGAAATTACATAATGATGCTGTTAAAACTGTGGCTGTGGCCAATATCGTGTCAAACGTTTCTATCCCTATATTAGAGGGTTTAACCGCGAGATTGAGTGCTACACAATGTCGCATTAAGGAGTTGCAGGCTATTAAGGAGAAATTGTTGGCCGAGTTGAAagaataa
- the LOC126742021 gene encoding ER membrane protein complex subunit 6: MSSTKSKQDPNVAYSESAIRNNLSIVEYCRTSMAALSGCTAGLLGLTSLHGAFFYIFAVFSLWAMVLHKAGFSSWNKFFISRRSLLTNGFFGQLFTYILCWTFIYGMVHVY; the protein is encoded by the exons ATGTCGTCTACAAAATCGAAGCAAGATCCTAATGTTGCCTACAGTGAGTCCGCCATTCGAAACAACTTATCCATAGTTGAATATTGCAGGACTTCTATGGCGGCCCTTTCGGGCTGTACCGCAG GTTTATTAGGTCTTACGAGCTTACACGGGGCCTTTTTCTACATTTTCGCCGTGTTCAGTCTATGGGCCATGGTGCTTCATAAAGCCGGATTCTCCTCCTGGAATAAGTTCTTTATTTCGAGAAGGTCCTTGTTGACTAACGGTTTCTTCGGACAATTGTTCACTTATATATTGTGTTGGACTTTCATTTACGGTATGGTACATGTTTATTGA
- the LOC126742019 gene encoding TBC1 domain family member 7 encodes MSAEERNFRSIYYEKVGFKSVEEKKSLEMLLKERPLDLTKLRQFCLRFTVPHAYRSYVWKLLLDVVPRLVHIHDFIMSQRKQEFDDLYRTLGVLRIPPDEKAPKSEKFMAMWLILTGNLTFNFNIGRNEHGLGFLAIVKCLLHYFDDDVDIFWIARRLCENIMELKRDFPKLIDATHHLLEKENPQFYKILMQNGLLEKLPLDQWFDCCFAGVLNENCIIKIWDKICGGSYKILAYLATVTLTTLSHKIVNLSDANSITQCIQNIPEETADIIVNKTIDMWQHHGSPLTVHDRPKAI; translated from the exons atgagCGCGGAGGAGCGTAACTTTAGATCCATTTATTATGAGAAAGTGGGGTTTAAAAGTGTCGAGGAGAAGAAATCtctggaaatgttacttaaAGAGAGGCCCCTGGACTTGACGAAATTAAGGCAATTTTGTCTTCGGTTCACAGTTCCCCACGCTTATCGTAGCTACGTGTGGAAACTCCTTTTGG ATGTTGTCCCCAGACTTGTACACATACATGATTTCATTATGAGTCAAAGAAAACAAGAATTTGATGACCTCTATCGCACCTTGGGGGTCCTAAGAATACCTCCTGATGAAAAAGCACCAAAGTCTGAAAAGTTTATGGCCATGTGGCTCATTTTGACTGGCAATTTAACGTTCAATTTTAATATAGGGAGAAATGAGCATGGCTTGGGTTTCCTTGCAATCGTAAAGTGTCTTTTGCATTACTTTGATGATGATGTGGATATCTTTTGGATCGCCAGGAGGCTTTGTGAGAATATTATGGAATTGAAGAGGGACTTCCCTAAGTTAATTGATGCCACCCATCATTTGTTAGAGAAAGAAAACCCCCAGTTTTATAAGATATTGATGCAAAATGGCTTGTTGGAAAAGTTACCGCTGGATCAGTGGTTTGATTGTTGTTTTGCCGGAGTACTCAATGAAAATTGCATTATTAA aatttgGGATAAGATTTGTGGAGGTTCTTATAAGATTCTGGCCTATCTAGCCACAGTCACTTTGACCACATTGAGCCacaaaatagttaatttaagtGACGCCAACAGCATAACTCAATGCATTCAAAAT atacCTGAAGAGACTGCCGACATTATCGTGAACAAAACTATTGATATGTGGCAGCACCACGGAAGTCCTTTGACTGTTCACGACAGGCCTAAAGCGATCTGA
- the LOC126742200 gene encoding facilitated trehalose transporter Tret1-like has protein sequence MLCISTTLFTVLVVDLLATSGDITATWTSPMYPKLYSNDTSVNPLGRPITEEEDSWIGSLVNIGAILGALPAGFVADKIGRRKTLIGVALPHITAYLMYAFGTDIYMFYIGRFINGISVGIGYAILPMYVAEVSKDSERSTLSVTLNIFWTFGNFLPYGIGPYLSVKLFNLILAAVPITFMVLFVVFGFETPHYLVHKGRDDEAMAVLRKLRKSSVTGAKKEVEVLKEAFSEHEDGKLSDIFRNKGLRKALVVSMSLVFFQQFSGINAVLYYLEPIFQASGTKLSAAVSSSIFGVFVFLFSFLTTFTVERAGVKLLMGISALGSALSLGVLGAFFYIKDSTDLGTENIFWLPIAGLISYILFYSIGFGPLPWTISSQLFPNSVKAISAAAVSAFCWISSFIITKFFNSLNDTIHRAGTFWLFGGLSLVALLVTILWVPETKGKSIREIQEMLQK, from the exons ATGCTGTGCATTAGTACCACTTTGTTCACAGTTTTAGTAG TTGATCTACTAGCGACCTCCGGAGACATAACGGCGACATGGACCTCGCCGATGTACCCCAAACTGTACTCGAACGATACCAGCGTGAATCCCTTGGGACGACCCATAACCGAAGAAGAAGACTCCTGGATCGGTAGTTTGGTAAACATCGGGGCGATCCTGGGAGCCCTACCGGCCGGCTTCGTCGCCGATAAAATCGGAAGAAGGAAAACGTTAATCGGGGTCGCGTTGCCCCATATAACCGCCTATTTGATGTATGCCTTTGGCACGGATATTTACATGTTTTATATCGGGAGGTTCATCAATGGGATCTCCGTGGGGATCGGGTATGCCATCCTACCCATGTATGTCGCCGAAGTGTCCAAGGATTCCGAACGGTCCACCCTCTCGGTTACTTTGAATATATTCTGGACTTTTGGGAATTTTTTGCCTTACGGTATAGGGCCTTATTTGTCTGTTAAGTTGTTCAATTTGATTTTGGCCGCCGTTCCGATTACTTTTATGGTGCTTTTTGTCGTTTTCGGGTTCGAGACCCCGCACTATTTGGTGCATAAGGGTCGCGACGACGAAGCAATGGCGGTTTTAAGAAAACTTAGAAAAAGCAGCGTAACTGGTGCCAAGAAGGAAGTGGAAGTCCTAAAGGAGGCTTTTAGTGAGCACGAAGATGGTAAATTGTCGGATATTTTCAGAAACAAGGGGTTGAGGAAGGCTTTAGTTGTTTCAATGTCTTTGGTGTTTTTTCAGCAATTTTCCGGGATCAATGCGGTACTGTACTACTTAGAGCCCATCTTTCAGGCCTCTGGCACTAAATTGTCCGCCGCAGTAAGTTCGAGCATTTTCGGGGTTTTTGTCTTCCTTTTCAGCTTTTTAACCACGTTCACTGTTGAACGAGCTGGCGTCAAGTTACTTATGGGCATATCCGCCTTAGGGTCCGCACTATCCCTAGGGGTCCTCGGGGCGTTCTTCTACATCAAGGACAGCACCGATTTGGGCacagaaaacattttttggcTACCCATAGCCGGTTTAATTagctatatattattttatagtataGGTTTCGGGCCTCTGCCCTGGACCATCAGTTCCCAATTGTTCCCTAACAGTGTCAAAGCGATTTCGGCCGCGGCAGTTTCAGCTTTCTGCTGGATCTCTTCGTTTATTATCACGAAGTTTTTCAATAGTTTGAACGACACGATTCATAGGGCGGGCACGTTTTGGTTGTTCGGCGGTCTGTCCTTGGTGGCCCTCCTGGTTACCATTTTATGGGTTCCAGAGACCAAAGGGAAAAGTATCCGGGAAATACAAGAAATGTTACAAAAGTAA
- the LOC126742018 gene encoding facilitated trehalose transporter Tret1-2 homolog, which yields MPEENKPKDQTGYSYPYEPVSKSEKASADGRVEISFAHVEQVPASRTFLYVAACTGNLAAFAAGITLGWTSPVIPKLESPSQTPLSEVISASDKGWIGSLLPLGAVLGPFIAGPLAEKIGRKRTLLFGNLPLVLGLIINLTTSSSVYWLGSRFLCGVSVGLTFTVLPMYVGEIAEDDVRGALGTLLQLFTVIGLLFSYAVGPYMSVTMFNAACLVIPIAFLLTFTLFAPESPYYLLQGGQQEAAEAALMKLRGRSSPEHVKNELETMKSAVEHSLANKAGFMDIFKSKGLTKAFILANGLLVFQQVSGINVVLFFAQTIFQDAGVSLAPEICTIIIGIVQVISSGVASVLVDSQGKRLLLMVSALGMAISQGALAYFFHLKDDKHSDVSALSWLPILCLICYIIAYCLGFGPIPWAVMGEMFPANVKSVASTVTAANCWFFGFILTKYFSVVAELIGKSGSFGLFGGCCAIALVFVYKCLPETTGKSLQEIQDILNGNDTAATQEE from the exons atgccCGAAGAAAACAAACCGAAGGACCAGACGGGATACAGTTATCCATACGAGCCGGTGTCCAAGTCGGAAAAGGCGAGTGCCGACGGACGTGTCGAGATCAGTTTCGCTCACGTGGAGCAAGTTCCGGCGAGCAGGACGTTTTTGTACGTCGCGGCATGCACAG GAAATCTAGCTGCATTCGCGGCAGGGATAACCCTCGGATGGACCTCACCTGTAATACCGAAACTCGAGTCCCCTTCTCAGACCCCTTTATCCGAAGTGATTTCGGCAAGCGACAAAGGGTGGATCGGGTCCCTTTTGCCCCTGGGCGCTGTCCTCGGACCCTTTATAGCCGGACCGTTGGCGGAGAAAATCGGACGAAAACGAACGTTACTGTTCGGAAATCTTCCTTTGGTCCTTGGACTAATAATTAATCTAACCACTTCTAGCTCAGTTTACTGGTTAGGATCCAGGTTTTTATGCGGGGTATCTGTCGGGCTAACTTTTACGGTTTTACCCATGTACGTGGGAGAAATAGCCGAGGACGACGTTAGGGGGGCTTTAGGAACCCTGCTACAACTATTCACCGTTATCGGACTGCTATTTTCTTATGCCGTGGGGCCTTATATGAGCGTTACGATGTTCAATGCGGCCTGTCTAGTGATCCCGATAGCATTTTTGCTGACTTTTACGTTATTCGCACCCGAGAGCCCCTACTATTTGCTTCAGGGGGGCCAACAGGAGGCAGCCGAGGCAGCTTTAATGAAGTTAAGAGGGAGAAGTTCGCCGGAACACGTGAAAAACGAACTGGAAACGATGAAAAGTGCCGTGGAACACTCTTTGGCTAATAAGGCGGGCTTCATGGATATATTTAAGTCCAAGGGGTTGACCAAAGCGTTTATATTGGCCAACGGATTGCTCGTGTTCCAACAAGTTTCCGGTATTAATGTGGTGCTGTTTTTTGCCCAGACCATTTTCCAG gaTGCCGGAGTGTCTCTTGCTCCAGAAATTTGCACCATCATAATCGGAATAGTCCAAGTGATCTCCAGTGGGGTGGCTTCAGTGTTAGTAGACAGCCAAGGCAAAAGACTACTCCTGATGGTTTCCGCGTTGGGGATGGCCATTTCCCAAGGCGCTCTGGCCTACTTTTTCCATTTAAAAGACGACAAACACTCGGACGTGTCCGCTCTTTCCTGGCTACCGATTCTTTGCCTGATTTGCTACATTATCGCGTACTGTTTGGGCTTCGGACCCATCCCGTGGGCCGTAATGGGCGAAATGTTCCCAGCTAATGTTAAGTCCGTTGCATCAACGGTGACCGCGGCCAATTGCTGGTTCTTCGGGTTCATTTTGACGAAATACTTCTCGGTGGTGGCCGAATTAATCGGGAAATCTGGAAGTTTCGGATTGTTTGGAGGGTGCTGCGCGATAGCGTTAGTGTTTGTTTATAAATGTTTGCCCGAGACCACCGGGAAGAGTTTACAAGAGATCCAGGACATTTTGAACGGGAATGATACGGCAGCAACCCAAGAAGAGTAG